A stretch of DNA from Lotus japonicus ecotype B-129 chromosome 4, LjGifu_v1.2:
CATAGCAAACTCATCCATGTGTTGTTACGTGCCTCTAtctctatttataaattatattttctaaatataaattactttataGTTTATGATATTAATAAGAAAACCTaagactctttttctttttttttttaaagtaaaaaaaaaaacttaagaaTGTACAGGCCTAAAGCAGCTTATCAAATTCCACTTATGTAGTGACTTGCATTCAACAACTAAGTCCTCATATGTCCTCCAGCTCGTATGTCCTCCAACTCTTATTCTTAAAATGTATTTAAAATGTATTATATCTCTTATTCTTGTATAAGTGCATTATTTGGAGAAATATTAATGAATGTTATCTTTAAATTCTAAGttgttaaatatatatatatatatatatatatatgagtaaaatacacttacccccctcaaggtttgctagaaaaacattccaccccattcttattcaaaatatacactccaccccactcattttatcatgttaactccatccaaaagatgctaacggaatattccattcaaatcaaaattatttaatgtaaacttatttttccatttctttttttttctggttattttttattttatttttttcaaaaaaaaacctcactttcaaataaaaacCGTTTAACGTTagttccatttaaaaaaaaaaacgttagtttcaacaaaaaagaatataacatCACAATTACTAGTAATACCCAGTTTATAAAAGATTTTTATAAATAgtgaattatataaaaatatttcgaaattaatttcatactaattaaaatttcaccaaataaatactaattaaatttctttttcctagatttataaaaaaaatgttgcttATGAATTCATTGAGTTATGTAtggatattatttaataaaattatcttatcatatatcaataacaTCCCTCATTTTCAATTACTAAAAGTAATATATACTTTAACATTTAACATGTTATAACCAACGCGATCATATtatccaaattaattaattaattaaaataataatataactttATATTCTTTTATGGAGTGGAAGTTTAACGTACTTTTACCataagttttaatttaaaactatttcatacatatttattcttgaattattttataaaatggttACTTTATATACCAGCTCCAACAGTATGTAAGCATTGAGAATATTTGTTTGGtcaaatattagaaagtgacgtttttttctgaaaaaaaaataaccagaaaaaaaaaggaaaaataagtttacattaaataattttgatttgaatggaatattccgttagcatctttttgaATGAGGTAACTtgataaaatgagtggggtggagtgtatattttgaataaaaatggggtggagtgtttttctagcaaaccttgaggggggtaagtgtattttactctatctatatatatatatatataaaatctcTGGCACTTAATAAAGAACAAATTTGGTATGTAGAATTCACTTACAAGTAGGGATGGAGAGAATAATTCATCTCATTTGATAAGAACAATTATTGATCTTATAAAATCATAATGAAGTCAATATTAGTTTCAAGTAAAATATGGTGTTTCTTTAATTCCTGCATTGTTTTGTATATCATGCAGTGtgtaaaacatttttccattttCATGAGACAGGAGGTATTAGATGTATGCCATAATTAAATGGAGTATGACTGCTTTACCTGAACCAACAACAAAGGGCATCCAAGAATTCCTTCAGATCCAGGCACCTCAAGAAGGAGGTCTTTCATGTAAGGACAAGGTGGAAGAATTGCATTCCCTAGCTGCTGGAGAGAAACATCAGCATCAGCTTCAATGAACAAAATCCCCAGCTCACCACTGCAATCCACCATTAACTTCCTGTTAGGCCCTTCTATGAGCCTACCAGCAAGTGGGTAATAGTGAACAAGTGCTTCAGCCAAACCATGTTTTATTATCACAGCAGGGTCTTTTCCTTCCATGATTGGACTGTTTTGGTAGAACATTACTAGAGGAAACTGAAAACGAAGCCCTTCTTGGCTATCTATGTCTGAGAGCTTCTTTACTTCTTGTGGAGTTGGTCCTGCTGGCGCCACTAGTCTTGGCTCACTGTGCGCCAAGGAAAAACTTGTCCCTGCCATCTAATCTTGAGTTTAAGGTTTGAGTACACAATGTCAATAAAGAAACCATGGAAGAAAGGGAGCtgtatcttaataatatataaagctgaTCCACTAAAGTGGGTCATATTGTGTTTTTAATGACACATGTATTTTCCTGATTGGCTCTTCCTTACTATTTTCCACATGTATCTCTTTTATTGGTCCAAATTGTGTACACAATTAATAGAATAaaagattaaataaaaagattCCTTGCGGGTTTGGCTCACAAGGGAGGTACCGATACTCTGTTTCTGGAAAATGCTCCTGTAGAGTGCTCCGCTGCTCTCTTGGCAGATGCTTGTGGAATTGGTTTCCCTAGAGGTTTTCGGTAGTTTTGGGCTTCACGCCCgccatgtaaccaaaaaaaaatagttccCCAAAAATAGGagcaaatatgaaaacacagtGGCATGGtagtaaatattataaattttaactaaaatttatgttttttcatttcaaGTACGCTCCAGACCCGGGATCGAATCTGCGATGACACATAACAGtgcctattttttttttcacaaataaACTTTCAACAGATCACCATGTTTgctatattgaaaaaaaaaattcaggagaTGGAGCCATCGAGAGCATTAAGCCATTAACGGTAGAAATAAAAGCATGAATTCTTTTTCTTAATATGTTACATATATATTTGATACAGACGCTTTACATTTGTAaagcataaatatataataaattaatttatatataacaagatatataattatatattatatatatagctATGTTtataaaaacttttttttaaattgcTCTTGAAATTCCTATTCGGGTGTAATGAAGGTCAAATGTCTCTTTAAAAGTGCGACTTCTATAAATCGAACTCTTACTTAAGAgttcaaacaaccacttttTATCACTGCGACCGAGACTCATTGAGTATATAAAAAACCGTTTAAGACATGCattgcaaaataaataaattaacataattatatgtatatttgtttttaaaatacaTATGTTAtagatatattaataatatttggtattattaatttatatcataCTTTTTATAAgcacaaatataaatataatgttattatttaaaaattgattttaaattttataaaatgatATTTGACAAATCTTTATTAAAAATGGTTAAACCAATTTTAGAAACAGGAAATTGGAAATCAAACCAAACATGAATtctaaattttgaaatttggaaaaagaaaaatatt
This window harbors:
- the LOC130715067 gene encoding methanol O-anthraniloyltransferase-like, encoding MAGTSFSLAHSEPRLVAPAGPTPQEVKKLSDIDSQEGLRFQFPLVMFYQNSPIMEGKDPAVIIKHGLAEALVHYYPLAGRLIEGPNRKLMVDCSGELGILFIEADADVSLQQLGNAILPPCPYMKDLLLEVPGSEGILGCPLLLVQQLLGVFQRKIIDLWRRRRRHHTEEKRNN